One genomic segment of Sminthopsis crassicaudata isolate SCR6 chromosome 2, ASM4859323v1, whole genome shotgun sequence includes these proteins:
- the GPR135 gene encoding LOW QUALITY PROTEIN: G-protein coupled receptor 135 (The sequence of the model RefSeq protein was modified relative to this genomic sequence to represent the inferred CDS: deleted 1 base in 1 codon) has product MVRSSQSPMEEEPPPPYSTPTPPPPSASKIAQMSNLTSLGAARGGGSLRPEAALASGSSSSPVRVASFHAAVISFTTVAAAVAEARGSRDGGGSGSGSGLAGGEKAGPGSSIPSSSSIPSLGSIPSEDPVPAAAAAAAGAKRLPLEPWAAVAAQALVLLLIFLLSSLGNCAVMGVIVKHRQLRTVTNAFILSLSLSDLLTALLCLPAAFLALFTRHAAGFDGPPAARPWRRFCAASRFFGSCFGIVSTLTMTLISLDRYNAIVRHPREKMGWRRALLLLTAVWLVAVGLSFPWDLLGSSEGDWDDDALVGPKQSFHRCLYLSYPGPSRLGPTYNIWLIVTCYLFPFGIMCFCLYQICKTVKLSEIRVRPVTTYAHLLRFYRETRTATTVLIMIVFIIFCWGPYCLLVLFTAAAGAAGAQTPPVHPVLNIVALWMAWANGAINPLIYAIRNPNISVLLRHKREEGYRTRNVAACLSSSHTRHLEASNVANRLRERYAHRLGRCSRASSCSSTNGEGGRDVAMWACRNPALLFCRDGLPETASEIAMQRKTADTSL; this is encoded by the exons ATGGTCCGGTCTTCTCAGAGCCCCATGGAGGAGGAGCCGCCGCCGCCCTATTCCACGCCCACGCCGCCCCCTCCCTCCGCCTCCAAGATCGCCCAGATGAGCAACCTGACGAGCCTGGGCGCCGCCCGCGGCGGGGGCAGCCTGCGCCCAGAGGCTGCCCTGGCCTCGGGCTCCTCGTCCAGCCCTGTGCGGGTCGCGAGCTTCCACGCGGCCGTGATCTCCTTCACCACCGTGGCGGCCGCGGTGGCCGAGGCGCGGGGGAGCCGGGAtggcggcggcagcggcagcggcagcggcCTTGCTGGGGGGGAGAAGGCTGGGCCGGGGAGCAGCAtccccagcagcagcagcatccccAGCCTCGGCAGCATCCCCAGCGAGGATCCCGtcccggcggcggcggcggcggcggccggggCGAAGCGGCTGCCGCTGGAGCCCTGGGCGGCCGTGGCGGCGCAGGCGCTGGTGCTGCTGCTCATCTTCCTGCTCTCCAGCCTGGGCAACTGCGCCGTGATGGGGGTGATCGTGAAGCACCGACAGCTCCGAACCGTGACCAACGCCTTCATCCTGTCGCTGTCCCTCTCTGATCTGCTCACCGCCCTGCTCTGCCTGCCCGCCGCCTTCCTGGCCCTCTTCACTCGCCACGCCGCCGGCTTCGACGGGCCCCCGGCCGCGCGCCCCTGGCGGCGCTTCTGCGCCGCCAGCCGCTTCTTCGGCTCCTGCTTCGGGATCGTGTCCACCTTGACCATGACCCTCATTTCCCTGGACCGTTACAACGCCATCGTGAGACATCCCAGGGAAAAGATGGGCTGGCGCAGGGCCCTGCTGCTCTTGACCGCCGTTTGGCTCGTGGCAGTGGGCCTTTCCTTCCCCTGGGATCTCCTAGGAAGTTCCGAGGGGGACTGGGACGATGATGCGCTAGTGGGACCCAAGCAGAGCTTCCACCGCTGCCTCTACCTCTCCTATCCAGGCCCCTCCCGCCTGGGTCCCACCTACAACATCTGGCTGATTGTCACCTGCTACCTGTTTCCCTTTGGGATCATGTGTTTCTGTCTCTACCAGATTTGCAAGACCGTGAAGTTGTCGGAAATTAGGGTGCGGCCGGTGACAACCTACGCGCACCTGTTGCGCTTCTACAGGGAGACGCGCACCGCCACCACTGTGCTCATCATGATCGTTTTCATTATTTTCTGCTGGGGACCGTACTGCCTCCTGGTACTGTTCACAGCGGCAGCCGGCGCTGCGGGCGCCCAGACACCCCCGGTCCACCCCGTCCTGAACATCGTGGCCCTGTGGATGGCTTGGGCAAATGGAGCCATCAATCCTCTCATCTACGCCATCCGCAATCCCAACATTTCCGTGCTGCTGAGGCACAAAAGGGAGGAGGGCTACAGGACTAGAAACGTAGCTGCCTGCTTGTCCAGT AGTCACACCAGACATCTGGAGGCCAGCAACGTGGCGAACCGTCTCAGAGAACGCTACGCGCACAGGCTCGGCCGGTGCAGCAGGGCATCCTCTTGCAGTTCTACTAATggtgaaggaggaagggatgTGGCCATGTGGGCTTGTAGAAATCCAGCCCTACTCTTCTGCAGAGATGGTCTACCAGAGACGGCGTCAGAAATAGCCATGCAGCGCAAAACAGCGGACACTAGTCTCTAA